In the bacterium genome, one interval contains:
- a CDS encoding DsbA family protein, translated as MKAQLQRIGFLAVAVAGMAYATAALADDATNQKIIDYYRRKSNLPPEVAVTVTNVTDAKIPGAKQATLNLSRGGQTQTEEILMSADGRYVVFAEVEDITSDPFKAIASKIKTDNSPVRGPKDAKVTIVEFSDFQCPYCARAHQTMSEQVMKEYDGKVKLVYKNFPLGFHKWAEPAAIAGACAYQQDPAAFWTFYDYMFNNQQQITPENVKEKSQEALKGTKVDMAKWNDCFDNKKTLEKVKADMAEGGAVGVTGTPAFIINGRKISGAQPFQNFKAVIDDELARSGKS; from the coding sequence GTGAAAGCACAACTGCAGCGGATCGGGTTCCTCGCCGTGGCCGTGGCCGGCATGGCCTACGCGACGGCGGCCCTGGCGGACGACGCCACCAACCAGAAGATCATCGACTACTACCGGCGCAAGTCGAACCTGCCGCCGGAAGTGGCCGTGACGGTGACCAACGTCACCGACGCCAAGATCCCCGGCGCCAAGCAGGCGACGTTGAACCTGTCGCGCGGCGGCCAGACGCAGACCGAGGAGATCCTCATGTCCGCCGACGGCCGCTACGTGGTCTTCGCCGAGGTCGAGGACATCACCTCCGATCCGTTCAAGGCGATCGCGTCGAAGATCAAGACCGACAACTCGCCGGTCCGCGGCCCGAAGGACGCGAAGGTCACGATCGTCGAGTTCTCCGACTTCCAGTGCCCGTACTGCGCCCGCGCCCATCAGACGATGAGCGAGCAGGTGATGAAGGAGTACGACGGCAAGGTGAAGCTGGTGTACAAGAACTTCCCGCTCGGCTTCCACAAGTGGGCCGAGCCGGCCGCCATCGCCGGCGCCTGCGCCTACCAGCAGGATCCCGCCGCCTTCTGGACGTTCTACGACTACATGTTCAACAACCAGCAGCAGATCACGCCCGAGAACGTGAAGGAGAAGTCGCAGGAGGCGCTGAAGGGCACGAAGGTCGACATGGCGAAGTGGAACGACTGCTTCGACAACAAGAAGACCCTCGAGAAGGTCAAGGCGGACATGGCCGAGGGCGGCGCCGTGGGCGTCACCGGCACGCCGGCCTTCATCATCAACGGCCGCAAGATCAGCGGCGCCCAGCCGTTCCAGAACTTCAAGGCCGTCATCGACGACGAGCTGGCGCGCTCCGGCAAGAGCTGA